The Arthrobacter sp. NicSoilC5 genome has a window encoding:
- the paaE gene encoding 1,2-phenylacetyl-CoA epoxidase subunit PaaE: MPVVRQTAAEEAEVTGRRRPSFHTLAVKEVRRLTDDAIEVSFHVPAELAGKFDYLPGQYVALRTSLPDETGEPKEIRRSYSICAEPRSFADGTSEIRVAIKKDLGGLFSTWANAELKAGDTLDVMSPMGAFVSKHGRDGQAVEQNVMNSMNHPEDLAGESGNFVAIAAGSGITPVIAIARTLLAANPETRFDLIYANKAAMDVMFLEELADLKDKYPQRLAIHHVLSREQRIAPLLSGRIDSEKLQQLLGTALHADDVDEWFLCGPFELVQLCRDTLAERGVKPENVRFELFTSGKPDRPEGHAGRPVVVDESKEAYKITFKLDGLQGEVASPTHARESILNAALRVRPDVPFACAGGVCGTCRAKVVTGSVTMDENYALEQDELDKGYVLTCQSHPTSKEVTVDFDV; encoded by the coding sequence ATGCCTGTTGTCCGCCAGACCGCCGCCGAAGAGGCTGAGGTGACCGGCCGCCGTCGTCCGTCCTTCCACACCCTTGCGGTGAAGGAGGTGCGCCGGCTCACCGACGATGCCATTGAGGTCAGCTTCCATGTGCCGGCCGAGCTCGCCGGCAAGTTCGACTACCTGCCCGGCCAGTACGTGGCCCTGCGCACCTCGCTGCCGGACGAAACCGGCGAGCCGAAGGAAATCCGCCGCAGCTACTCCATCTGCGCCGAGCCGCGCAGCTTCGCGGACGGCACCAGCGAGATCCGCGTGGCCATCAAGAAGGACCTGGGCGGGTTGTTCTCCACGTGGGCCAACGCCGAACTGAAGGCGGGGGACACCCTGGACGTGATGAGCCCCATGGGCGCGTTCGTGTCCAAGCACGGCCGGGACGGGCAGGCCGTGGAGCAGAACGTTATGAACTCCATGAACCACCCGGAGGACCTCGCGGGGGAGTCGGGGAACTTCGTGGCCATCGCGGCCGGGTCCGGCATCACCCCGGTGATCGCCATCGCCCGGACGCTGCTGGCGGCCAACCCGGAGACCCGGTTCGACCTGATCTACGCCAACAAGGCCGCCATGGACGTGATGTTCCTGGAGGAGCTGGCGGACCTGAAGGACAAGTACCCGCAGCGGCTGGCCATCCACCACGTGCTGAGCCGCGAGCAGCGGATCGCGCCGCTCTTGTCCGGCCGGATCGATTCGGAGAAGCTGCAGCAGCTGCTGGGCACCGCCCTGCACGCGGACGATGTGGACGAGTGGTTCCTGTGCGGGCCGTTCGAACTGGTCCAGCTGTGCCGGGACACCCTGGCCGAGCGCGGGGTGAAGCCGGAGAACGTCCGGTTCGAGCTGTTCACCTCCGGAAAGCCGGACCGCCCGGAGGGCCACGCCGGCCGTCCCGTGGTGGTGGACGAGTCCAAGGAGGCGTACAAGATCACGTTCAAGCTGGACGGTTTGCAGGGCGAGGTGGCCAGCCCCACGCACGCCCGCGAGTCGATCCTGAACGCGGCGCTGCGGGTGCGCCCGGATGTGCCGTTCGCGTGCGCCGGGGGAGTGTGCGGCACCTGCCGGGCCAAGGTGGTCACCGGCAGCGTGACCATGGACGAAAACTACGCGCTGGAGCAGGATGAGCTGGACAAGGGCTACGTCCTGACCTGCCAGAGCCACCCCACCAGCAAGGAAGTCACGGTCGACTTCGACGTCTAA
- the paaD gene encoding 1,2-phenylacetyl-CoA epoxidase subunit PaaD, with product MTAVYISDFESRTRTPEQKAWDIAATVVDPEIPVLSIADLGILRKVDVAGGEVTVTITPTYSGCPAMDAIRDDLHTAFKKEGYGDVHVDLVLAPAWTTDWMTEAGKQKLQEYGIAPPSGNSRAGGHSGPIRLSLAVKCPQCNSLNTKELTRFGSTSCKALYVCQDCKEPFDYFKVL from the coding sequence GTGACTGCCGTGTACATCTCGGATTTTGAATCCCGGACCCGTACCCCGGAGCAGAAGGCCTGGGACATCGCGGCCACCGTGGTGGACCCGGAGATCCCGGTGCTCAGCATCGCGGACCTGGGCATCCTCCGGAAGGTGGACGTGGCGGGCGGCGAGGTCACCGTGACCATCACGCCCACGTACTCGGGCTGCCCGGCCATGGACGCCATCCGTGACGATCTCCACACCGCCTTCAAGAAGGAAGGCTACGGGGACGTGCACGTGGACCTGGTCCTGGCCCCGGCGTGGACCACGGACTGGATGACCGAGGCCGGCAAGCAGAAGCTGCAGGAATACGGCATCGCCCCGCCCAGCGGTAACTCCCGGGCCGGCGGCCACTCCGGCCCCATCCGGCTGAGCCTGGCCGTGAAGTGCCCGCAGTGCAACAGCCTCAACACCAAGGAACTCACCCGCTTCGGTTCCACGTCCTGCAAGGCGCTGTATGTGTGCCAGGACTGCAAGGAACCGTTCGACTACTTCAAAGTCCTGTAA
- the paaC gene encoding 1,2-phenylacetyl-CoA epoxidase subunit PaaC, translated as MNAPTTGHGDISTGVAGGDSNASATRITPGNALRPEDIALEVKTGLAKPTEDVAEYALRLGDDALILAQRLGHWISRAPELEEDIALGNIALDQLGHARSFLTYAGAGMPNEDGTAKSEDDLAYFRREHEFRSVQLFEQPNGDFAATIARQFVVSYYQYELYRRLTESTDATLGAIAAKAVKEVDYHRDHSTQWVLRLAGGTDESRTRMIHGLRTMWPYVNELFQDDDLTQRLAEAGAAVAPSSLREDFDRLIAEVLAEAEIEVPDVPAAPGGGRYGKHSEHLGYILAEMQVLAREHPGASW; from the coding sequence GTGAACGCACCCACCACAGGCCACGGCGACATCTCCACCGGTGTTGCCGGCGGAGACAGCAACGCCTCCGCCACCCGGATCACCCCCGGCAACGCCCTCCGCCCGGAGGACATCGCGCTCGAGGTCAAGACCGGCCTGGCCAAGCCCACCGAAGACGTCGCCGAGTACGCCCTCCGCCTGGGCGACGACGCCCTGATCCTCGCGCAGCGACTGGGCCACTGGATCTCCCGTGCACCCGAGCTGGAAGAGGACATCGCCCTGGGCAACATCGCCCTGGACCAGCTGGGCCACGCCCGCAGCTTCCTCACCTACGCCGGCGCCGGCATGCCCAACGAGGACGGCACGGCCAAGTCCGAGGATGACCTGGCCTACTTCCGCCGCGAGCACGAGTTCCGCTCCGTGCAGCTGTTCGAGCAGCCCAACGGGGACTTCGCAGCCACCATCGCCCGCCAGTTCGTGGTGAGCTACTACCAGTACGAGCTCTACCGCCGCCTCACCGAATCCACGGACGCCACCCTGGGCGCCATCGCCGCCAAGGCCGTCAAGGAAGTGGACTACCACCGCGACCACAGCACCCAGTGGGTCCTGCGCCTCGCCGGTGGCACGGACGAATCGCGCACCAGGATGATCCACGGCCTGCGGACCATGTGGCCGTACGTCAACGAACTGTTCCAGGACGATGACCTGACGCAGCGGCTCGCTGAGGCGGGTGCCGCCGTCGCGCCTTCCAGCCTGCGGGAAGACTTTGACCGCCTCATCGCCGAGGTCCTGGCCGAAGCCGAAATCGAGGTTCCGGACGTGCCCGCAGCCCCGGGCGGCGGCCGGTACGGCAAGCACTCCGAGCACCTGGGCTACATCCTCGCGGAGATGCAGGTGCTGGCCCGCGAGCATCCCGGGGCCAGCTGGTGA
- the paaB gene encoding 1,2-phenylacetyl-CoA epoxidase subunit PaaB — translation MSPHGNPETPASGAVEINREAPKASPAPDHHDRSTWGLWEVFVRSSRGLSHVHAGSLHAPDAAMALRNARDLYTRRNEGVSIWVVPADAIAASDPDSKGSFFESPQGKDYRHATYYTKSEGVKHL, via the coding sequence ATGAGCCCCCACGGCAACCCGGAAACCCCCGCAAGCGGTGCAGTCGAGATCAACCGCGAAGCCCCTAAAGCCAGCCCGGCACCGGATCACCACGACCGCTCCACCTGGGGCCTCTGGGAGGTCTTCGTCCGGTCCAGCCGCGGCCTGAGCCACGTCCACGCCGGCTCCCTGCACGCCCCGGACGCCGCCATGGCCCTCCGGAACGCACGGGACCTCTACACCCGCCGCAACGAGGGCGTCTCCATCTGGGTGGTCCCCGCTGACGCCATCGCCGCCAGCGACCCCGACTCCAAGGGCTCCTTCTTCGAGTCCCCGCAGGGCAAGGACTACCGGCACGCCACGTACTACACCAAGAGCGAAGGAGTGAAGCACCTGTGA
- the paaA gene encoding 1,2-phenylacetyl-CoA epoxidase subunit PaaA: MAAQNLQSVPAELTPEEDAAGQAHFDRIIAEDSRIEPRDWMPAAYRKTLLRQVSQHAHSEIIGMQPEANWISRAPSLKRKAILMAKVQDEAGHGLYLYSAAETLGQSRDKMMDDLIAGKARYSSIFNYPARTWADMGAIGWLVDGAAICNQVPLCRASYGPYGRAMVRVCKEESFHQRQGFEILLELSNGTPAQKQMAQDAVNRWYAPALMMFGPPDDDSPNSKQSMAWNIKRFSNDELRSRFVGMMVEQVKVLGLTLPDDQIRFNEDTRKWEHGPLDWDEFHEVLAGRGPCNAQRLERRRAAHDDGAWVREAAAAYAAKQSKKTKEYAA; this comes from the coding sequence ATGGCAGCGCAAAACTTGCAGTCAGTGCCGGCTGAGCTAACCCCGGAAGAGGACGCCGCAGGCCAGGCCCACTTCGACCGGATTATCGCCGAGGACTCGCGCATCGAGCCCCGCGACTGGATGCCGGCGGCGTACCGCAAGACGCTCCTGCGCCAGGTCTCCCAGCATGCGCACTCCGAGATCATCGGCATGCAGCCGGAGGCCAACTGGATCTCCCGCGCCCCCAGCCTGAAGCGCAAGGCCATCCTCATGGCCAAGGTCCAGGACGAAGCCGGCCACGGTCTCTACCTTTACTCGGCAGCGGAAACCCTGGGCCAGTCCCGGGACAAGATGATGGACGACCTCATCGCCGGCAAGGCCCGCTACTCCAGCATCTTCAACTACCCGGCCCGCACCTGGGCAGACATGGGCGCCATCGGCTGGCTGGTGGACGGCGCAGCCATCTGCAACCAGGTCCCGCTGTGCCGCGCCTCGTACGGCCCCTACGGCCGCGCCATGGTGCGCGTCTGCAAGGAAGAGTCCTTCCACCAGCGCCAGGGCTTCGAGATCCTCCTCGAACTCTCCAACGGCACCCCCGCGCAGAAGCAGATGGCCCAGGATGCCGTGAACCGCTGGTACGCCCCGGCCCTGATGATGTTCGGGCCGCCGGATGACGATTCCCCCAACTCCAAGCAGTCCATGGCCTGGAACATCAAGCGGTTCAGCAATGACGAGCTCCGCAGCCGGTTCGTGGGCATGATGGTGGAGCAGGTCAAGGTCCTGGGCCTCACCCTCCCGGATGACCAGATCCGCTTCAACGAGGACACCAGGAAGTGGGAGCACGGTCCGCTGGACTGGGACGAGTTCCACGAAGTCCTGGCCGGCCGCGGCCCCTGCAACGCCCAGCGCCTTGAGCGCCGGAGGGCAGCGCACGACGACGGCGCCTGGGTCCGCGAGGCAGCAGCCGCCTACGCAGCAAAACAGTCAAAGAAGACGAAGGAATACGCAGCATGA
- a CDS encoding phosphatase PAP2 family protein, protein MHRSAHDDRLNQHTAPTAPPAVGTQFRALPQPRHWLPVGVVLCAAVVVLGLAVQLVPGDTTAELGVDQNLSLHHVAVLTAVAMGINLLFGPVVGLLLIAVTALAIWLFRRDLVTAVAFGLTACSGWVASEAFKLLFARQRPNPALLFDPLAPETGSNSFPSGHVSFAVALAFALYFLARRTRWAKPVAVAGAAAALIVAWSRLYVGVHYPTDVAASFFAASAAAVLLAGLWNRFAPALVERVPARILRPSRRA, encoded by the coding sequence ATGCACCGATCAGCCCACGATGACCGCCTGAACCAGCACACCGCGCCCACGGCACCCCCGGCCGTCGGCACCCAGTTCAGGGCACTCCCCCAGCCCCGGCACTGGCTGCCTGTGGGCGTAGTGCTGTGCGCCGCCGTCGTGGTGCTGGGCCTTGCCGTGCAACTGGTCCCCGGCGACACCACCGCAGAACTGGGCGTTGACCAAAACCTCAGCCTGCACCATGTTGCCGTGCTGACCGCGGTGGCGATGGGGATCAACCTGCTGTTCGGCCCGGTGGTGGGCCTGCTCCTGATAGCGGTCACAGCCCTGGCCATCTGGCTCTTCCGGCGCGACCTGGTGACTGCCGTTGCGTTCGGGCTCACCGCGTGCTCGGGCTGGGTGGCGAGCGAGGCCTTCAAGCTCCTGTTCGCCCGGCAGCGGCCCAACCCGGCGCTGCTGTTCGACCCGCTGGCACCGGAAACCGGATCGAACAGCTTCCCCAGCGGGCACGTCAGCTTCGCGGTGGCACTGGCCTTCGCCCTCTACTTCCTGGCCCGCAGGACCCGGTGGGCCAAGCCCGTTGCCGTGGCCGGGGCCGCCGCGGCGCTGATCGTCGCCTGGTCCAGGCTGTACGTGGGAGTCCACTACCCCACCGACGTCGCAGCCTCCTTCTTCGCCGCCAGCGCCGCCGCTGTCCTGCTCGCCGGGCTCTGGAACCGCTTTGCCCCCGCCCTGGTGGAACGCGTTCCCGCCAGGATCCTCCGTCCCTCCCGCCGGGCGTAA
- a CDS encoding VTT domain-containing protein, with amino-acid sequence MHSLLTSLAAASGPPSLLDPAGLLEGFGPAALGVIAAMVFIESGVLFPFLPGDSLLFTAGLLHQQLNLALPLLIGVITAAAVGGDQVGYLLGRKFGRRWFKDDARILKTSHLTVTEEFFRRHGGAAVILARFVPMVRTFAPVTAGIARYEYKAFTLWNMVGALAWATSVTLLGTWLGHYEIIAKNIDVIAVVMVLVSVVPWIVEYLKRRRKNRLAAAEQPVDEGVEAAAEE; translated from the coding sequence ATGCACAGCCTCTTGACCTCCCTGGCAGCAGCCTCCGGCCCGCCGTCGTTGCTTGATCCTGCCGGCCTGCTGGAGGGCTTCGGCCCGGCCGCGCTGGGCGTCATCGCCGCGATGGTGTTCATCGAATCCGGCGTCCTGTTCCCCTTCCTGCCCGGCGACTCCCTCCTCTTCACCGCCGGCCTCCTGCACCAGCAACTGAACCTGGCACTGCCCCTGCTGATCGGCGTGATCACCGCGGCCGCGGTCGGCGGCGACCAGGTGGGGTACCTGCTGGGGCGCAAATTCGGCCGACGCTGGTTCAAGGACGATGCCCGCATCCTCAAAACCTCCCACCTGACCGTCACCGAAGAGTTCTTCCGCCGCCATGGAGGCGCCGCCGTCATACTGGCCCGCTTTGTGCCCATGGTGCGGACCTTCGCGCCGGTCACCGCCGGTATTGCCCGCTACGAATACAAGGCGTTCACGCTCTGGAACATGGTGGGTGCCCTGGCGTGGGCGACGTCCGTGACCCTCCTGGGCACGTGGCTGGGACACTACGAAATCATCGCCAAGAACATCGACGTCATTGCCGTGGTGATGGTCCTGGTCTCCGTGGTGCCGTGGATCGTGGAGTATTTGAAGCGCCGCCGGAAGAACAGGCTGGCCGCCGCGGAACAGCCCGTTGACGAAGGTGTTGAGGCGGCTGCGGAAGAATAG
- a CDS encoding response regulator transcription factor, with translation MTTGEGLALLLVEDDPVLGPLIAELLEPDFTVRLAANGQEGLHLGLTQPWDAMVIDRGLPVMDGISLITALRAKGIGTPILILTALGDTNEKVRGLDAGANDYLTKPFDGGELAARLRALTRSYGPPPGQGPPAGQVGIGTWEFHPASRAVRSLYGDTVSLTAKEAEVLAALAAEPDRVFTRDELLAAHFQGTDQPGVIDTYVHHLRRKIDRTVIRTVHGVGYQIGNPS, from the coding sequence ATGACAACTGGTGAGGGGCTGGCCCTGCTGCTGGTGGAGGACGATCCCGTCCTGGGTCCGCTGATTGCCGAGCTGCTGGAGCCCGACTTCACGGTCCGGCTCGCGGCGAACGGGCAGGAGGGCCTGCACCTGGGGCTGACGCAGCCGTGGGACGCGATGGTGATCGACCGCGGCCTGCCTGTCATGGACGGGATCAGCCTCATCACCGCCCTGCGGGCCAAGGGCATCGGCACGCCCATCCTGATCCTCACCGCGCTGGGCGACACCAACGAAAAAGTCCGCGGCCTGGACGCCGGCGCCAATGACTACCTGACAAAACCGTTCGACGGCGGCGAGCTGGCTGCACGCCTGCGCGCACTGACGCGCAGCTACGGTCCGCCTCCGGGACAGGGTCCGCCCGCCGGGCAGGTGGGCATCGGCACCTGGGAATTCCACCCGGCGTCGCGCGCTGTCCGTTCCCTGTACGGCGACACCGTCTCGCTGACCGCAAAGGAAGCCGAGGTGCTGGCCGCGCTGGCGGCGGAGCCGGACCGGGTGTTTACCAGGGACGAACTGCTCGCCGCGCACTTCCAGGGGACGGACCAGCCGGGCGTGATCGATACCTATGTCCACCACCTGCGCCGCAAGATCGACAGGACCGTGATCCGCACCGTCCACGGCGTTGGCTACCAGATCGGCAACCCCTCATGA
- a CDS encoding HAMP domain-containing sensor histidine kinase: protein MTASGPGTPPPAAGDPDRDILRRASLKVALRISAGVAALVLILLAAATAFLMYKLAHPVLPASEPGKPYTYLDSRDLIEGMILAGLGGVVLAGVVGWLSARSAIRPLGEALARQRRFVQDASHELRTPLAILDTRIQLAQRKAEPGSEPAQALVKIREDASTLTGIVNELLLAATAAEPGPELAPVDVALAAGSVAGSLQDLARQQGVQIMFDGGGPALVRIDPSSFRRAVLALADNALGHTPAGGSISISAAVEGSRALVRVSDTGSGISGLDPDRIFDRFVRAGRTGDAQGRRSFGIGLALVREIASAAGGTVKVVRTGPDGTTMQLTLPLARD from the coding sequence ATGACTGCTTCCGGACCGGGCACCCCGCCTCCTGCCGCCGGCGACCCGGACCGGGACATCCTGCGCCGCGCGTCACTGAAGGTGGCACTGCGGATCAGCGCCGGGGTTGCCGCGCTGGTGCTCATCCTCCTGGCCGCCGCCACCGCGTTCCTGATGTACAAGCTGGCCCATCCGGTCCTTCCCGCTTCTGAACCCGGCAAACCGTACACCTACCTCGATTCCAGGGACCTGATCGAGGGGATGATCCTTGCCGGCCTTGGAGGCGTGGTGCTGGCCGGCGTGGTGGGGTGGCTCAGCGCGCGCAGCGCCATCAGGCCCCTGGGGGAAGCGCTGGCCCGGCAACGGCGGTTCGTCCAGGATGCCAGCCACGAACTGCGGACGCCCCTGGCCATCCTTGACACCCGCATCCAGCTGGCCCAGCGCAAAGCCGAACCCGGATCCGAACCGGCACAGGCCCTAGTAAAGATCCGGGAGGATGCGTCCACGCTGACCGGGATTGTGAACGAGCTGCTCCTGGCGGCGACCGCGGCCGAGCCCGGACCGGAGCTTGCGCCAGTGGATGTGGCTTTGGCTGCCGGGTCCGTGGCCGGCAGCCTTCAGGACCTTGCCCGCCAACAGGGCGTCCAGATAATGTTCGACGGCGGCGGGCCGGCTTTGGTGCGGATCGACCCAAGTTCGTTCCGGCGGGCCGTGCTGGCCCTGGCGGACAACGCGCTGGGGCACACGCCGGCGGGCGGAAGCATCAGCATCTCCGCCGCGGTTGAGGGTTCCCGTGCGCTGGTCCGGGTTTCCGACACCGGCTCCGGGATCAGCGGCCTGGACCCGGACCGGATCTTCGACCGGTTTGTCCGTGCCGGCCGGACCGGCGACGCGCAGGGCCGGCGGAGCTTCGGGATCGGCCTGGCCCTGGTCCGCGAAATTGCTTCCGCGGCAGGCGGCACCGTGAAGGTGGTCCGCACCGGGCCGGACGGGACCACCATGCAGCTGACGCTTCCCCTGGCCCGGGACTGA
- a CDS encoding alpha/beta hydrolase, whose translation MTKTQETGTVSTVVSPDGTSLSVERMGTGPSLVLVDGAFCGRNFGPSRALANALKDSFTVYFYDRRGRGDSGETMPYATEREIEDLQAVLNEAGGNPYVYGISSGAALALEAAAAGVPMRALATYEAPYTGVQGPDGSPGSHREHLEALLRDGKRGSAVSYFLVKMVDAPAFLPYLLRIMPGVWKKQTAAANTLPYETRVTNDFTAPVERLRTITVPTLVMVGGKAAGPMAQGQTTIAGAIPGSEHRVLDGQTHQVSAAAIATQLRSFFDGGK comes from the coding sequence ATGACCAAGACCCAGGAAACAGGCACCGTGTCCACCGTGGTGTCGCCCGACGGCACCTCCCTCAGCGTCGAGCGGATGGGTACCGGACCCAGCCTGGTCCTGGTGGACGGGGCCTTCTGCGGCCGGAACTTCGGGCCCTCGCGTGCGCTGGCGAATGCACTGAAGGATTCCTTCACCGTCTACTTTTACGACCGGCGGGGACGCGGGGACAGCGGCGAGACCATGCCCTACGCCACGGAACGGGAGATCGAGGACCTCCAGGCGGTACTGAACGAAGCCGGCGGTAACCCCTACGTGTACGGGATCTCCTCAGGTGCCGCCCTGGCCCTCGAAGCGGCAGCAGCGGGAGTCCCGATGCGTGCGTTGGCCACCTATGAGGCGCCCTACACCGGCGTGCAGGGGCCGGACGGCTCGCCCGGAAGCCATCGCGAGCACCTGGAGGCGTTGCTCAGGGACGGCAAACGCGGCAGCGCCGTGTCCTACTTCCTGGTCAAAATGGTGGACGCACCGGCTTTCCTCCCCTACCTCCTGCGCATCATGCCCGGAGTATGGAAGAAGCAGACGGCGGCCGCGAACACCCTGCCGTACGAAACCCGGGTCACCAACGACTTCACGGCGCCGGTGGAGAGGCTCCGCACCATTACCGTGCCCACCCTGGTCATGGTGGGCGGGAAAGCCGCCGGCCCCATGGCCCAGGGGCAAACGACTATCGCGGGCGCCATCCCCGGCAGCGAACACCGCGTCCTCGACGGCCAAACCCACCAGGTTTCCGCTGCTGCCATCGCCACCCAGCTCAGGAGTTTCTTCGACGGCGGCAAGTAG